From Ignavibacterium sp.:
TCAAGTACAAGTTCTGCAATTGGCTTCAACAGTTTTTCAAATTTTGCTTCGTGAACATTTTTTAACATTACTTTCTTTGAGCCCTTTGCTTTGCGTACTCTTTCATCATTCGGAAGATTGAATGCAAGCGTTTGAACTCCGGCTTTTGTATCGCCGGCAGTAAATACTTCATTAACTACCACAATCGGTGATTCACTTCCGCGCTGATAGTTTTTATGTTTTTCATCAAGCGGAAGATTTTTTTCAATATCATTCAGATATTTTGCAAACACTTCAAGCTTTTTTGTTTCAACAGGATCTTTAATTGTAACAAAACTTTCAAACGAAGCCTTATAATTGAACAAACCATCTTCATAAACTTCGTAGGGACCAATAACTACTTCGATGTTATGATCTTTCAAATCCATCCAATCCATATCACTTTGATAATAATCATTTGATAGAAAAGCATCTGCGCGGGAGAGCAAATATTTTTTCAAAGAAGGATTATCGGCATACTCAGCTGCCTCTTTAAGAAGGTTAGAAATTTTAGTTAAATATTCCTTGTAATACTCACTATAGGGGATTGCAACAAGTTTTCCATCTTTTCTTCGTATAACAGTAAATTCTGATGTAAAAGATTTCTCATCTGCCGGATTTTGCTTAATCCAATTTTCAAATTCTTCCTTGGTCATATCTTCAGGATAAAAATTCGCTCCGAGAGGTTTCTTCTCAGTACCCATAAATGGCTCGTCATCTTCAAGTCTGTCAAAAGGACCAAACATTATGTTGAAGAGTTCTAGTTGAAGATTAAGTTTAGCTTTCTGCTCCGGATCATTTACAACTGTTTTGTCTGAAAGCTTTGCAAGCAACTCAGCTTTAATCTGATGATTTTTTGAATAGACCTGGTCAAGATAAATTGAATCAATCAGTTTTGATGCCCGATAAAGTTTTTCTAATACAACTTTTTCTCTTTCACTTAAAAGATTTTCATCGTATTGAATTTCTACCGGAATAAACTTTGAAATTTTTTGTTTAAGTAGTTCCACCTGACTTTCCTCTTTAATTTGATTTTGTTTTTCACCACAAGATAAAATCACTAATGATGATAAAAGAACAAGCAACTTTTTCATAAAACACCTTTTTATTATTCGTTTGGAAGTTTAAACCTTACTCGCAAAACACCGTTTTCAAAACTTGTAGATATTATCTGAAATTTTCCAATCTCTTTGGTTGATTTTACATGAACACCGCTGCAAGGACAAGCATCATAATCACCAATTTTAATAATACGAATTGTATCTCCGGCTTCTTCAGGTAATCTTGATAATTGAAAATATTTTTCTGCTTCGTTGCGATTCATAAATTCTTCATAAACAGGCAAATCCTTTTGGATTATTTCATTAACTTTTTCATTGATTGATCTAACTTCTTCTTCAGT
This genomic window contains:
- a CDS encoding peptidase; translated protein: MKKLLVLLSSLVILSCGEKQNQIKEESQVELLKQKISKFIPVEIQYDENLLSEREKVVLEKLYRASKLIDSIYLDQVYSKNHQIKAELLAKLSDKTVVNDPEQKAKLNLQLELFNIMFGPFDRLEDDEPFMGTEKKPLGANFYPEDMTKEEFENWIKQNPADEKSFTSEFTVIRRKDGKLVAIPYSEYYKEYLTKISNLLKEAAEYADNPSLKKYLLSRADAFLSNDYYQSDMDWMDLKDHNIEVVIGPYEVYEDGLFNYKASFESFVTIKDPVETKKLEVFAKYLNDIEKNLPLDEKHKNYQRGSESPIVVVNEVFTAGDTKAGVQTLAFNLPNDERVRKAKGSKKVMLKNVHEAKFEKLLKPIAELVLEPELLPFVTFDAFFNHTLMHEMSHGVGPGFITVNGKKTEVKKELKETYSTMEECKADILGMYNNIFMIEKGVYPKEMEKQVWVTFLAGAFRSMRFGIGEAHGGGNAIIYNFLLEKGAYVYDEATQKVKVDFEKIYPALKELCNLVLTIQAEGNYQAAKDLIAKYAVKSKTIETLTKKLESLPVDIKPVFEIEQKLR